A stretch of DNA from Danio rerio strain Tuebingen ecotype United States chromosome 10, GRCz12tu, whole genome shotgun sequence:
aaaagatgcagtTCCAGTTCGCGTTGATTGTCTTGTCTCTAtcgatttggtaagtgagcaatcagtgttctttgtttgtttattcagatggcaaaggtagttagtatcgtcagcagtactctttaaatatcactacaatattatggactgaaagatctgctgtaaatgctgctctctgaatgtaaacatgtaaacaccttaatcaaactattaccatcttgtaggattttcgccacattttgtaACGGGATGATCTCTACACACACGGCTgcttgacactattctctgcggaggttttttttttctcccatacggCGTGCGGTATccaaaattccattaaaactacactcttctagCAGTTCTTTGCATCCAGtttctcgtttgtcatggggggcacgcatgaaatgttcttgaatgaaaatgaaagtgccaaactgcagtcaaAGTCGACAAATTTAGAATGAAACTCCCCAAAATTACATGAGACTTATTATGAGACTAAATTAcggaggaaacgtggatagcgtggtgacacaatAACGTTAATCGTATTATGTGCTTTAACAtataaaacgggatcatgaaaggaacattcaaaaagcaactcatgcaaacaccttaatcatattgttgttttaatcagattaaggcaaatagttagattactgatgtccacaaAATCATTACTTTGTCTGTTAAACCGACAAGTGAAACACAAACTACTCTCCTGTCTTCATTTAGAATAAAAATTCCAAGTAACTCAAAACAAGCAAAGACAATTGTAGGCATAATAGTAGGAGTATTAGGGTAGGAGTATTTATAGCCACAGACATGCAACCTTTTTCAGGGGTAGAAAACTCTGGTTTTAGGCATTTAATTAGTGTGCTAGAACCACTCTACAAAATCCCAAGTAGAACGTATCTCACAGCTATGGTGGTACCCTCCTTGTACAATAAGGTAAAAGGCAAAGTTATTAGTGCACATTTAGTAGTTGACTACAGATTGCTGGACCTTCAGAGCAACACAGAGCTTCATGACTGTCATATTAAGAACGTGAATTGTTTTCAAATGTTCATCAATATTGTATTGTACTGGCCATACTCTAGCCTTATGTAATAAACTGATGTGTCATGTTTGAACTCTTCAGGATGGTGAGGTCATCGGCATTAATACCATGAAAGTGACAGCAGGGATTTCCTTCGCTATTCCCTCAGACAGAGTCCGTCTCTTCCTTGACCGATCTGCAAACAAACAGAGTAAGAATGACCTCACAGCTGCTTGCTTTTGTCTGTGACAGCATTTTTTTTCACTGACAGATGGTTATTGGGTCTTTTTTTCAGAGTCTTGGTTTGGAGAATCGGGATCGAAAAGGCGTTACATTGGAGTGATGATGTTGACTTTGACCCCCAGGTGCCAAacacttttattacaattttacaggagagcaaaattcatacattatggaatctgcagatttttgttaTATACCACTAGATTTGGCTCTTAGAAATTCAAGTGCTGGAATACCTGGAAAATTGGCTTGTTCTGTTGAAAAGTGTTTAATTTATCAAGGACAATTTCCATCCccaagagggaagaaatcactttcgcgaacgctcacgctcaatctgcccagttggtggaatgaactccctaattgcatcagaacagcagagtcactcgctactttcaagaaacgactaaaaactcaactatttactctccactacacttcctaatctgcaattgcctctctgaatatcacactaactgtaccaaaaaaaaaaaaaagagaaaaaaaaaaaatactaatacgacgaatacttcccttcttagactttacagacctgaaacttgcctatagcacttattctttgttgctcttagttgtgaaaattgcttccttgtcctcatttgtaagtcgctttggataaaaacgtctgctaaatgactaaatgtaaatgtaaatgttgtatGCAATTTTCACGcccgaaaaataaaaatgtttgtgaatttttgtgacaatttaatgcaaaaatacccgCACAAACTACCGTCATTCCGAAGCAGTGATTTAAATGATATGagaagtggccaatcacagtcaaccTTGTTTAGTTTTACCTGAaatgtaagggcgggacaaaggcctttctgtgttgcagtgacagaaaaaaactactcaaaaacaaatgtattatggGAATAatgcttttcagatgtttttactatgttattagcaagagtaattaaaccgcagaCATTGAAGTGTTTTTGGTTGAAGCAAATGTAATATTGATTGTTTTGCtgatctgtctattaaactatcaattaatcaatcaatctatctatgaatctatctatcttatCTATTTATCAATCAATCCTTAAACCATAAACTTTGCACTGAAgtgagtcttttattatctttaaattctctttttccCCTCCTCAGTATAATCGATGAGCTAAGGATGCGAGACCCGTCCTTCCCTGATGTTTCTCATGGAGTTCTCATCCACCGTGTGATTGTAGGATTTCCAGCCAACAGGTGTGCTGCTCTCTGAACATGATGTTATCAGCTGTTGATTAAGGCATCCTTTTgatgatgtcatttcctgttttctgttttgcagagCCGAAATGGAGGAGATATATAATGCTGTGAGGACCAGCGAAAGCTTAAATGTGGTGGTCCGCCGGGGGGCCGACCTGCTCATGCTGCACATGACCCCAGAGTCCACAGAGTGACATCAAGTCAAGTATTTAGTAAGATTAAGAAATGGTGAGTAATGAGAAGCTGTCATAGTTGGAGATGTTGTAAGAAAGGAATCATCTAAAGAGTTGAACAGTTGTAGCAAACGCTGGACATTCGTGTAGTAAACGTGTTTCTGGAAGCGTATGAAATAATGTGGATGATTCAGACTTCTGTACACTGgataaacctcagtgtgtctgcgcaaactacactatcagtattgatttgaaggaatatcactgaatattttgtttaggattgtcatgatggcaacaaacactcaaagaccttaataaaactgggtgctcttattgtgaaaatgctgatgttttgtattgaatctcacattctcatgttacgacgtttgtattttaatacatttttttgaacAGCTCTGATTTCACAATAAACCATTGGAATATTTATGGATGATTTGCTTATGTCGCAGTGACTGatatgtttaggttttgggtcagCGCTGTACAGCATTCTGAAAAAGTGTATTTCTAAAAGTGCGCCGTAATGACGCCAGTGTCAACTGCAGTGTGTGTTGGAAAGGACTGGATGCTGTTCAAACCTCATGCCAAATTTTTGTCACCCCATACAAAACCATTTTAAATCCACACAATCTGACAACACTGGGGCTAGATCACAATATAAGCCACAACACAAGTGAGttcaataaaatatatctttattacagacatgtacaaaaatcaaatatacaaaacattctGCTAATGTGACTCAGAACTCCAGCATGGACCAGTCGTGGTAAGGCATCTCTTCTAGAGGAATTCTGCACTCTGGATTCTCATGCAGACAAGCCCTCATCATATCACAGCATTCTGTGAAGAAGAAATGGAGAGGTgaggttattgttattattattattaagctgtttcacttaattgttctttgatgaacatctcaccttgagagagggtaaatttggaccAGTCATGTTGGAGGTAGTACAGGTCATACGCTGATGGGAATTCTCCATGGAGCATTGTGAACAGAAGAACCCCAAGAGAATAGACCGTCGCTGGTTTGGCCCGGTAGCATCCTTTTTCATAAAACTCTGGCGGGATGTACGCTTCTGTGCCTGGAGGAGAGACGTTTAGTTTAGCATCATGTTGAATATATATACCAGATGGGCTTCAGCTGTGCTAATTAATCAGCTTTcaatacgtttattaaaaatgcttatgcacattcataactagtgttgtcaaaagtatcaactaCCAATCGATACCGACACTCATCACAGTCATATttgctgagcatgtgaacaccaatggccaatcagtggtgtttaacagcgctcaaattgacttgttaaatgtcagaatcgattggtaccgaagtcgatacttttgaccacactattCAAAACACCTACCAGAGAAGATACTGTAGGCTGATTCCATCATGAAGTCTCCACACCCGAAGTCGATCAGCTTGACTTCCAGTGTGTCGGGGTTCACCAGCAGGTTTTGAAGCTTAATGTCCCGGTGGAACACCCCGCGGTAACAGCACACGTTGGCCGCATAAACAGCTTGCCTCATGATGGTATGTGCTGTTTTCTCACTAAGGACTCCTCCGCTGACTTCAAGGAATGCCTCCAGGTCCATGCTTGGACTAGGCCGCTCCATCACCATGACGTAATGGTTTTTAAAGATCTGCCAGTCCAGAAGCTGAATAATGTTCGAACACCTGGAGCCACCGCTGGCCATGTTTGCCAAGGTGATCTCTAAAGGAAGTGGCtggtcacatgactgaaaacaaaataataatgttggtttTCAAACAAGGGTTTCTGACCACAGCCTGTGgtctataataaatataagacTTTATAAACTGAACACAGCGAACAGAAAGTGTAGTCTACTCACAGAGCTGACATCTTGCATATTTGGGGTCTTCTGGACAAATTTAACTGCCACCTGTTTAAAGGAACAAGCGAACAATTAACATGTGCACGGAGATcatttcattcagtcataaaTCCTGAACAGAGGATTCATTCGTCAGCAGAAATGTCCAAACAATGAAAGCTCTGATGATGTTCTTTAAACAGGGAACTTCATCAGAGGatttgagtctacaaaaatgaATACCTGCAGACCATCCTGTATGCGAATCCCCTCATACACGGAGCCGAAACCTCCTTCACCAAGCTGCTTTCCGAGTTTGTAGCGGCAGCTGATGTCATctgttaaaaatgaagaaaatgtcattaaattataaaccaaataaaaacacaaacagttgaagtcagaattattgtcagatttcagaacatgatagttttaataactcatttctaataactgatgtcttttatctttgtcgtgatgacagtacatcatatttactggatattttcaagatacctgtgttcagcttaaagttctgaatacttaaactttattgctctgcatcatttgggaaatatttaaaaaatattaataaaaaatcacaggagggcgaataattttgacttcaactgtataattttacaaagtttgatgagcctaaacaaatgttctgaactccagcaataaacttactattgtccaagcaggtcccatCATCTGCTGTAGACTTCACAGCAGAGTCCTCTTGTGAGACCTGATCCGGTAAAGGGTTCCAGTTTTCATCCAGGGCAGAGTCACAGATGTCATCTGTTATGAGCTGCTGGCTCACTGGAAGTTCATTGTCCTCATCGGATGGTGAACTTGGAGGACTATCAAGCTCTTGCTCCAGGCTGTCCTCACTGAGGGAGGATTCAATGTCTTCTGTGAAGTGAAGCTCTGCAGAGTCGTTCTCAATGACCACTGCAGAGTCAAAGCTGTTCACTTCCGGCTTAAAGTCCAAATCTTCGTCTGCTGGAGCATCAAGAGCTGGAGGTTGGAGAACTTCCAGCTCCAGGTTGCTCGCAGCAGTGCAGAAGAATTTAGAGCTACTGATGGGCTCTGCGTGAAGTTCATGGATCTCCTGCACACATAGCTGATCTAAAGAGAGGAAGGAACATCATTAATATGACTCTACAACTCTTTTTGACAAGATATTTGAACAGTTCATTTGCAGAAACATTactcaatgtgtttttattaatgATCTTCATGGGTTTTCTGCATTGAATTAGCAAACAAGTAAACTATATATCTAAAGGCAAAGCTCACTGAAATAAAAATcctaatacaaataattcttattttttctgttttttacacaaaactacaaattctgaagaaaattcctgaaatcagcagccattaaccttcattgtaggaacacaaaatactgtggaagtcaatggctgaaagcacctcaaacaggtttaaggagtaaattatgacagaattgtcttgtttatgtgaactgtggctttaagaaactctttctaaaatgtcttccagttaatgtttatttctgatctttaaacacttatgtgatgtgtttggtgtgtttaaCAGTATGCTTTAGTAATTAAAAGTGCTCATAAATCTATTTTACCAACAACAGTAGCTCTTCTTCTGGAAAAACAGGCGAAGAAGATGGGAGACAATTTGAGTTTCCTCTTTTTCTGTCTCCCTGCCTGTTTTCCTGCAGCGACGGCCGGGTCATCGGTCATCAGATGACGGTGATTCTCTGTCGTGCTGCCGGTGGGTTCGAGTGGCTCACACGGTTGTTCGTTCGCACACTTAACACCAAACGCTTTCTTCAGACGGTTAATCAGTTTTGAAAATGCCATTGTATCACTGTACTGTTGAATcgcagaaagtactgaactactagaCATCCAAAGAAGCTAATGAGAGTTTCTGCTACGTCAAAAAGCTTTATACTGTCACTGATGATGTCAGAGTTCCACAATTCCATTTGGGATTACGTagagactttttaaaacacaacaaacttgTAATGCAGGCCCGCGCTAGACTGACTGGCTCATTCGCCTTAATGTGCTCACACAGCCACCTGCTTATACACATTTTTtccaattattaattaaattaattttgcacttAGGCCTATGTATTTTTTCTGTCATGCACAACTTTTTCTgcgttttaatttttattacaattattgccatgtttatatatatttatacgtgtgtgtgcgtgcgtgcgtgtgtgtgtgtgtctgtgtgattttttcatttattttgagtaGCTCATTtcggttattttatattttcattatcaattatttatcattttaacagtattattattatcgtttatattatattttatatattatgattatataaATTCGTTATTCTTGtgaattctttttaaatgaataatgcttcaaataataaattaaaaagaaaaatatgcaacaaaatgaaGTTATCCATGTATTACCTGAAACCGCCAGTAGGTGGTGGTAGGACACTGTCTTAAGTGAATAAGacatttattcagcaacaaaGCAACTGTTGTGTTTATGAATATGTCAAGGATGAATCGACTCTCACAATTTATTTAAGTCCACAGATTCATTCGCAAAAAATAACCCACTCTAGCCTAACATATTAGGACTGAACCGATCTGAATGCTAACAGGTAGGAATAAGGATCAAATTCTTGTGGATTAAACCTCTTTGTTGACATCAATTGCAGTAGATTTTATTAAGTTACAACAAAAGGTAGGTAATGGTTTTAATTGCGAACTGTACTTATTTTATGTGTGAACATGCTACATGCTAACACCATCACAGCGTTCCAGTCAACTAATTTAGAGCTACTAACGTTAGTCAACAGTCCCCGCCTTCACTTTGTGAAAAATgcgaattaaaaagaaaaaataacataaataaaataaacaattacaaattaAACCAATGAATATTAAAGTCAGTGTAATTAGATCTTACGTTTATTACTGTATGTCACACAGGCTAGTTAGCTAGCGCTAATTAGCAGttgatgctaatgctaacattGATGCAACTTAATGTAactgtaatgtaaatattaatgttatattaacgGTACTGTAACGTTAAACTAattattgttttacttaaaagctcaATCAAATCTTCAACGTTAACATCAGTCAGATTGATTGCTAATTAAGTGATTCTGTtaatattacatttgtttaccTTAATATTACACTAGATAACCTTAGGAACTATACAGGGAGaggaattatttagttttatattacagaaactcgatatttattttctatatttttgttaGGCCACAGTTTGAAATGCCATTCTGCAGGCTGAAATGGCATATTTAACACAATTAACCTTGGCTTTACTACAAAAAATacagtcaggtttattttgtgtGGATAAATGTAAGCTTACTTTAGTAAAactatgtttttgtcttattggCTAAATGGGCTCATGAAAGTGTTTCacatagaaatgaataaataataacaaatttttCTGCACACTCAAATTGCTTTACACATTGTGGGTAACATGTTTCCCGAAagacattttgaaatggaaacaagatttttctttcccatttatatcttgacctagtttggtggcttctgaaaatagttataaagagacaggcaaatgcactgaacattcttatattaagcaatgtgttaacctattcattaattaaaatcaattcaccagggccggcccaagccttcagggggccctaagcaggattttatttggggcccctttggtgcaaacaatatgataaattatcatcaatccttgataattcccacactataaatttaaaacacacattattgattttgttcgctgtagctgtgttgcttacatcataaaatatatgttttaagacaattctaaatattattctgcagaaacaacttcctattgatccaactttttatatgactatttgcaaaataaacatacaaacatagtgacaataaagataatttcttttttaattggatataaatgttaatactgaaaaaaaaccatattgtattttgtagttcaaataacttaaaacatctatttaaattaaaatcaaactaaatcaggaagcattttctagacatactcgcatataaatcaaattaataaatatgtacaaaaaattTTCAGTTCtcagaaataattctaaattaagtgattttttttgtaaaacaaattaatctgccaatgaggtaagtaaaataatcttatttaaaacataaaacaatcttttttttatttaccctaattgtcagattattgagctttttttaatgacaaattcacataattttgacaaaaaatctttctagaaaatgtttattggtttaagaatttttagatatttggactacaaaatcacacaaaaactataagaaagaaaataattttgcAGTGTATTACCAACTCTAAATTGTATAAATCagaagcttattttttttaatcgccaAGTTCATGAAAAAGCATTTTGCTGCTGTTCCGGGCACTGCTGCTTCAATCACGATATCAAAGATTCTGCGATATATTGACAGATCACAAGAAAACCAGccacaatatatcacaattttggtaaatgaagggggaaaatgcatcaaaaatttatgatgaatttcttttataaacacgcatttatagaattgcaacaatgtaaaacaagtgctcatctgtcaaacaagcttaaaaatgctgatgtgcagaGAGCAGTTTATGACTGAAGAGAGCACATCTCTATCACAGCAGCAAAATCTCAATTTAGTGGAatatgcatttaagaaaaaaactgccaaaatagtaatttattgcaatttatatacaattattaCAACTTGACCAActaattttatgtaaacatggaaacattttatgcttagccctggtttatttttaataaaaaaaaatatgtattcccACTATTTTTTCAACTGATCAGAATGCTCTGAGAGGTGAGCACAGACTCCTCTGGGCACGTATGTTTTCAACagtggagaacattagttatttactcacatatttaagttttttaattcccCTAATATTTTTTGCCAAAATACCATCTACAAGATTTTGACAAGGTCTGTAAGAGTGAAATAAACGCAAGGCCTTTCTAATTAAATGTTTATGTcctatatatctttatatattttggcggAGTTAAAAAGTTTGAGCGCATAAGAAGTTGCACTGGCCGCAGGCACGCACGAGCGATATAGCGAAGTAAAAGCGTGTCTGTTAGAAAGAAACTAGTGGCAAAAACTGGGGAGCTGGATGtctgaaacacacaaatacattggCCCAGCTTGGACAGAAGAAAGTGTCTGTATGCCTGAGATATTCACCATTGCAATGGCTCATCTCTCAGACTCAGTGGTTTACATGACGCTGGTGTATGTCTAATGATACGCCCTTACGGGAAGCGCCACCTGGTGGCGGCTGGGTGTACTGTAGCTAAAGCGGTTATCTGCTGCAGTCGGTGttgaaaactgattaattaaatcagatcTTTTGTAAATTTAGGTAAATATCTTGGCGCCTGAGTATGTATCGCGGTCAGAAATAACACTATAAATGGGCATATATTTTGTTCCACCACTAATCCACAAATTAACAAACTAAAACGAAAGTCACACAATAATTTCAAgcactcttgggggccccctggtggccacggggccctaagcagccgcttagtagAGCTGCAGTCTCAACGGTaaaggctggaagctggcctcagtgaAGACTAGTCTGTCCCTGGttggtcactggaatcagtctcatgctctccactcccccatgaccaccagcacagcagcagctcaggatacggcctggtcctggatatggacaccttgggatcatctcgtcgctggtcttggatccaatcagtgactccgcataatctaaAGACCTCggaatgagtatccccaggtggaaatggagaaaaaaaaagagaataattaacgtagctgctgttcataataaacaagatgtagaaacttgtgtggaaaccggCTAAGTGATgtactgagtgtatgctttactaaacagataggtctttaatcttgttttgaactgagagtgtgtctgagcctcggatgttatcaggaaggctatttcagagtgtaggagccataaaggagaaggctcgacctcctttactcgactttgctattctagatactaccagaagccctgagttttgagatcttaaagagcgagttggattgtagcgagacagaaggttggttagaaaaacaggagctagattatttagagctttataggtgagaagtaatattttaaattcaatacgaaacttaacaggcagccattgtaaggaggataaaattggggtgaaatgatcatattttctagacctggtaagaactctggcaggtGCATTTTGTACtatttgaagtttgttaatagaggatgctgggtagccagcaaatagagcattacagtaatccagcctaaaagtcataaaagcatggactagcttttctgcatccaATACTtagtaatttagcgatatttctcagatgaaagaaggcagtttttgtgacgtgggatatatgattttcaaaatttaaattgctgtctaatataacacccagatcttttatagtagagctaacgctaactttgtatccctctaattgtagattgagttgcgagatctgctgtgtacaggatttaggtccaataagtaataattctgttttgtctgagtttaatagaagaaaattgttggtcatccagtctttaacatctctaatacactcagttagcttagacagttcagacatctcatcaggtttagttgaaatatataattgagtatcatctgcatagcagtgaaatcttatcccatgtcttctaataatgtctcccagaggtagcatgtaaattgtaaacagcaaagggcctaaaactgatccttgaggcacctcatactttactgggctgacttgtgaaggctgtccattaatattcacaaactggtaacggtcag
This window harbors:
- the LOC110438863 gene encoding serine protease HTRA2, mitochondrial-like isoform X2, coding for MVKSRFAHRLLLKKDAVPVRVDCLVSIDLDGEVIGINTMKVTAGISFAIPSDRVRLFLDRSANKQKSWFGESGSKRRYIGVMMLTLTPSIIDELRMRDPSFPDVSHGVLIHRVIVGFPANRAEMEEIYNAVRTSESLNVVVRRGADLLMLHMTPESTE
- the LOC110438863 gene encoding serine protease HTRA2, mitochondrial-like isoform X1 encodes the protein MGSPFSLKNTITSGIVSSAQRDSKELGLSNSNMDYIQTDATIDFGNSGGPLINLDGEVIGINTMKVTAGISFAIPSDRVRLFLDRSANKQKSWFGESGSKRRYIGVMMLTLTPSIIDELRMRDPSFPDVSHGVLIHRVIVGFPANRAEMEEIYNAVRTSESLNVVVRRGADLLMLHMTPESTE
- the LOC100333446 gene encoding serine/threonine-protein kinase pim-2-like, whose amino-acid sequence is MSSSSVLSAIQQYSDTMAFSKLINRLKKAFGVKCANEQPCEPLEPTGSTTENHRHLMTDDPAVAAGKQAGRQKKRKLKLSPIFFACFSRRRATVVDQLCVQEIHELHAEPISSSKFFCTAASNLELEVLQPPALDAPADEDLDFKPEVNSFDSAVVIENDSAELHFTEDIESSLSEDSLEQELDSPPSSPSDEDNELPVSQQLITDDICDSALDENWNPLPDQVSQEDSAVKSTADDGTCLDNNDISCRYKLGKQLGEGGFGSVYEGIRIQDGLQVAVKFVQKTPNMQDVSSSCDQPLPLEITLANMASGGSRCSNIIQLLDWQIFKNHYVMVMERPSPSMDLEAFLEVSGGVLSEKTAHTIMRQAVYAANVCCYRGVFHRDIKLQNLLVNPDTLEVKLIDFGCGDFMMESAYSIFSGTEAYIPPEFYEKGCYRAKPATVYSLGVLLFTMLHGEFPSAYDLYYLQHDWSKFTLSQECCDMMRACLHENPECRIPLEEMPYHDWSMLEF